The following proteins are encoded in a genomic region of Bubalus kerabau isolate K-KA32 ecotype Philippines breed swamp buffalo chromosome 13, PCC_UOA_SB_1v2, whole genome shotgun sequence:
- the LOC129624999 gene encoding tyrosine-protein phosphatase non-receptor type substrate 1-like, whose translation MTFSACYFRPPPSCLLLTLLLGLTGVAGDGELQVIQPERSVSVAAGETATLNCTVTSLSPVGPIKWFRGTGPGREFIYSQKEAPFPRVTIVADATKRNNLDFSIRISNITPADTGVYHCVRFRKGEQGDVEFKSGPGTHLTVSAKPSPPMVSGPAVRATPEQTVSFTCTSHGFSPRNISLKWFKNGNELSASQTSVDPEEDNVSYSITSTTELLLTPGDVHSQVSCEVAHVTLHGSPPLRGTANLSETIRVPPTLEVTQQPMAGNQVNIITCRVNKFYPQQLQLTWLENGNMSQREAASTLVENKDGTFNYMSWLLVSSSAHREAVVLTCQVEHDGQPAVTKNSMETSAPQKDQDTGPEILLAVLLLGPKLLLMVSVSVIFVHRKH comes from the exons GAGTGGCAGGTGATGGGGAGCTGCAGGTGATTCAGCCTGAGAGGTCAGTGTCCGTTGCAGCAGGAGAGACGGCCACTCTGAACTGCACCGTGACCTCCCTGAGCCCCGTGGGGCCCATCAAGTGGTTCAGGGGAACTGGGCCAGGTCGGGAGTTCATCTACAGTCAAAAAGAAGCCCCCTTCCCCAGAGTAACAATTGTTGCAGATGCCACAAAGAGAAACAACCTGGACTTTTCCATCCGCATCAGTAACATCACCCCAGCAGACACTGGTGTCTACCACTGTGTGAGGTTCCGGAAAGGAGAACAGGGCGACGTGGAGTTTAAGTCTGGACCAGGCACTCATCTCACTGTGAGCG CCAAGCCCTCTCCTCCCATGGTATCCGGCCCTGCAGTGAGGGCCACACCTGAGCAGACAGTGAGCTTCACCTGCACATCCCACGGCTTCTCCCCCAGAAACATCTCCCTGAAATGGTTCAAAAATGGCAATGAGCTCTCAGCCTCCCAGACCAGCGTGGATCCAGAGGAAGACAACGTTTCCTACAGCATCACCAGCACAACTGAGTTGCTATTGACCCCAGGGGATGTTCACTCCCAGGTCAGCTGCGAGGTAGCCCATGTCACCCTGCACGGGAGCCCTCCTCTCCGTGGGACTGCCAATTTGTCTGAGACCATCCGAG TACCACCCACCTTGGAGGTTACCCAACAACCCATGGCGGGAAATCAGGTGAACATCATCACCTGCCGGGTGAACAAGTTCTACCCCCAGCAACTACAGCTGACCTGGCTGGAGAATGGAAATATGTCCCAAAGAGAAGCGGCCTCGACCCTTGTAGAGAACAAAGATGGGACCTTTAACTACATGAGCTGGCTCCTGGTGAGCTCATCGGCCCACAGGGAGGCTGTGGTGCTCACCTGCCAGGTGGAGCATGATGGGCAGCCAGCAGTCACCAAAAACTCCATGGAGACCTCTGCTCCCCAGAAGGACCAGGATACAG GCCCAGAGATTCTCCTAGCAGTTCTCCTCCTCGGCCCCAAGCTGCTGCTGATGGTCAGTGTGTCTGTCATCTTTGTCCACAGGAAGCATTGA